A stretch of the Fusobacterium varium genome encodes the following:
- the tag gene encoding DNA-3-methyladenine glycosylase, with protein MNEIKRCEWAKGELDIKYHDEEWGKAEFDDAKLFEIFILETMQAGLSWSTILRKRENMRKAFDKFDYTIIAKYNDEKKKSLLEDEGIIRNRLKIDALISNAKAFMKIQEEYGSFSKYIWKFTEGKPIVNKWENISEVPAKTEISDKMSKELKKKGFKFAGSTICYAFMQATGMVNDHMVWCSEYKKSLKVKKS; from the coding sequence ATGAATGAAATAAAAAGGTGTGAATGGGCAAAAGGTGAACTTGATATTAAATACCATGATGAAGAATGGGGAAAAGCAGAGTTTGATGATGCAAAACTTTTTGAAATATTTATTCTGGAAACTATGCAGGCAGGGTTGAGCTGGAGTACTATTTTAAGAAAAAGAGAAAATATGAGAAAAGCTTTTGATAAATTTGATTATACAATAATTGCTAAATATAATGATGAGAAGAAAAAGAGTCTTTTGGAAGATGAAGGGATTATTCGTAATAGACTCAAAATAGATGCACTTATTTCTAATGCTAAAGCTTTTATGAAAATACAGGAAGAATATGGGAGTTTTAGTAAATATATATGGAAATTTACAGAAGGTAAGCCAATAGTAAATAAATGGGAAAATATTTCTGAAGTTCCAGCTAAAACAGAGATATCAGATAAAATGAGTAAAGAACTGAAGAAAAAAGGTTTTAAATTTGCAGGGTCAACTATTTGTTATGCCTTTATGCAAGCCACTGGGATGGTAAATGATCATATGGTATGGTGCAGTGAATATAAAAAGTCGCTTAAAGTGAAGAAAAGTTAA
- a CDS encoding putative transposase codes for MFFFYDRDLLTKLAYAVNDVFKYQFHNIKAKNQRIHKISKYSSKYFTNSDIIHYGLITVIHTFGRDLKWNPHIHAIVTLGGFNKNFQFLEKKYFHVNSIAGQWKKMVIDIVKSGNYDKPEIKAKAYAVANYLYRKNTRFFFNVAKNDLNNNIYAIKYIGRYLSRAPIAEYKIIDFYDNKVTFYYESLADDKQRIELALDAETFLSKLIIHIPPKHFKMIRRFGIYSRNIKSELKNIMKFMRKYVSKYSNSTFYQLEIWNAFGVNPFYCFKCNARMKVKKISYFNIHTGSICWKEYR; via the coding sequence ATGTTTTTCTTCTATGATAGAGACCTTTTAACTAAGCTTGCTTATGCTGTTAATGATGTTTTTAAATATCAATTTCATAACATTAAAGCAAAAAATCAAAGAATTCATAAAATTTCAAAATATTCCTCTAAATACTTTACTAACTCAGATATCATTCATTATGGATTGATTACTGTTATTCATACCTTTGGGCGCGATCTTAAATGGAACCCTCATATTCATGCTATTGTTACTTTAGGTGGATTCAATAAAAACTTCCAATTTCTTGAAAAAAAATATTTTCATGTTAATTCCATTGCTGGACAATGGAAAAAAATGGTTATTGATATTGTTAAATCTGGAAATTATGACAAGCCTGAAATTAAAGCTAAAGCTTATGCTGTTGCTAACTACCTTTATCGCAAAAATACAAGATTCTTTTTCAATGTTGCAAAAAATGATTTAAATAATAATATTTATGCAATTAAATATATTGGCAGATATCTGTCAAGAGCTCCTATCGCAGAATATAAAATTATTGATTTCTATGATAATAAGGTTACTTTCTATTATGAAAGTCTTGCTGATGATAAACAAAGAATTGAGCTTGCTTTAGATGCAGAAACATTTCTTTCTAAATTAATTATTCACATTCCCCCTAAACATTTCAAAATGATTAGGCGCTTTGGAATCTATTCTAGAAATATTAAATCAGAACTTAAAAACATCATGAAATTCATGAGAAAATATGTCTCTAAATATTCCAATTCTACTTTTTATCAACTTGAAATATGGAACGCTTTTGGAGTAAATCCTTTTTATTGTTTTAAATGTAATGCCAGAATGAAAGTTAAAAAAATATCATATTTTAATATACATACAGGCTCCATTTGCTGGAAAGAATATCGCTAA
- the pgi gene encoding glucose-6-phosphate isomerase, with the protein MEKLSLDYSKALGFFNEAELSMMKEQVAVAEKFLNEKTGAGNDYLGWIELPTNYNKEEFQRIKTAAEKIKKDSDVLLVVGIGGSYLGARAAIDFLSHTFYNSLSKEKRNAPEIYYVGNNISGTYLSHLLDLLDGKDFSINVISKSGTTTEPAIAFRVLKKHIEEKYGKDGAKHRIYATTDKSKGALKKLADEEGYETFVIPDDVGGRFSVLTPVGLLPIACSGVNIDELMEGARAAQNAYTAPYEENDCYKYAAIRNILNRKGKNIEMLINYEPRLHYLGEWWKQLFGESEGKDGKGLFPAAADFSTDLHSMGQYIQDGRRELFETAVLIGTPEKDIIIEKETVDLDGLNYLSSKGMDFVNKKASQGTLLAHVDGGVPNLVVNIPEATPFHLGYLFYFFEKACGISGYLLGVNPFNQPGVESYKANMFALLGKKGYEKEAEILNKRLENK; encoded by the coding sequence ATGGAAAAACTGTCATTGGATTATTCAAAAGCATTGGGATTTTTTAATGAAGCTGAACTTTCTATGATGAAAGAACAGGTAGCTGTAGCTGAGAAATTTCTAAATGAAAAAACAGGAGCAGGAAATGACTATCTAGGGTGGATAGAGCTTCCTACTAACTATAATAAAGAGGAATTTCAAAGAATAAAGACAGCAGCAGAAAAAATAAAAAAAGATTCTGATGTATTGCTTGTAGTGGGGATAGGAGGATCATATTTAGGAGCAAGAGCTGCTATTGATTTTCTTTCTCATACTTTTTATAACAGCCTTTCAAAAGAAAAGAGAAATGCACCTGAAATATATTATGTAGGAAATAATATTTCTGGAACATATCTTTCACATCTTTTAGATTTATTAGATGGAAAAGATTTTTCTATTAATGTTATATCTAAATCAGGAACTACTACAGAGCCTGCAATAGCTTTCAGAGTGTTAAAAAAACATATTGAAGAAAAATATGGAAAAGATGGAGCAAAACATAGAATATATGCTACTACTGATAAGTCTAAAGGAGCATTGAAAAAGCTTGCTGATGAAGAGGGATATGAAACTTTTGTTATTCCAGATGATGTAGGAGGAAGATTTTCTGTACTTACACCAGTAGGACTTCTTCCAATTGCATGCAGTGGAGTGAATATTGATGAATTAATGGAAGGGGCAAGAGCAGCTCAAAATGCTTATACAGCACCATATGAAGAAAATGATTGTTATAAATATGCTGCTATCAGAAATATTCTTAACAGAAAAGGGAAGAACATTGAAATGTTAATTAACTACGAACCAAGACTGCATTATCTTGGAGAATGGTGGAAACAATTATTTGGAGAATCAGAAGGAAAAGATGGAAAAGGACTTTTCCCAGCAGCAGCAGATTTCAGTACTGATCTTCATTCAATGGGGCAATATATACAAGATGGAAGAAGAGAACTATTTGAAACAGCTGTACTTATAGGAACTCCAGAAAAAGATATTATTATTGAAAAGGAAACTGTTGATTTGGATGGACTTAATTATCTAAGCAGTAAAGGAATGGATTTTGTAAATAAAAAAGCATCGCAAGGAACACTTTTAGCCCATGTAGACGGAGGAGTACCAAACTTGGTAGTAAATATACCCGAAGCTACGCCATTTCATCTTGGATATTTATTCTATTTCTTTGAAAAAGCTTGTGGAATCAGCGGATATCTTTTGGGAGTAAATCCGTTCAACCAGCCAGGAGTAGAGTCTTACAAGGCTAATATGTTTGCTCTTCTTGGGAAAAAAGGATATGAAAAAGAAGCTGAAATATTAAATAAAAGACTAGAAAATAAATAG
- a CDS encoding putative gluconate transporter translates to MQLVIALVLGLALVIFFILKTKVQAFPALLISAIFIGLLAGMSTNEIMASISSGFGGTLSSIGIVIGLGVMMGKILEVTGGAKKMASVILKLVGIQRTEIVLLLSGWLISIPVFCDSGFVILSELAKEFSRNTKKSMVKLGCCLGAGLYLTHHLVPPTPGPLGVAAILGVDVGQLIIWGTTVSILMMPIPLIYSKYISNKIPDIIPESTSEVKFTDEDLPSGLMSFLPILVPVILILINTVSAAKGINNSIISLVGNPITAILIGTLIAIYGLTARVSRSEVISTLEASLADAGLIICITGAGGALGSVLRTSGIGDYVANIIASSSFPPILLPMIMSSLLKLSQGSGTVSMITTASILAPMISGLGISPLITTLAICVGAQCASIINDSYFWVVTKFSGMDVKVGLKAWSTTTCVMSITGCVIVFILSFFL, encoded by the coding sequence ATGCAGTTGGTAATAGCATTAGTATTAGGATTGGCCCTTGTTATATTTTTTATACTTAAAACTAAAGTCCAAGCATTTCCAGCATTACTTATAAGTGCTATATTTATAGGACTACTTGCAGGTATGTCAACTAATGAAATAATGGCTTCTATATCATCAGGATTTGGTGGAACATTATCAAGCATAGGAATAGTAATTGGTCTTGGTGTTATGATGGGAAAAATACTTGAAGTTACAGGTGGAGCAAAAAAAATGGCTTCTGTAATTTTAAAATTAGTAGGTATTCAGAGAACAGAGATAGTTCTATTACTATCTGGATGGTTAATTTCCATCCCTGTATTCTGTGATTCTGGTTTTGTTATATTATCAGAGCTGGCAAAAGAATTTTCTCGTAATACAAAAAAATCAATGGTTAAATTAGGTTGTTGTCTTGGAGCTGGATTATATTTAACGCACCACTTAGTTCCCCCTACACCTGGGCCACTTGGTGTTGCTGCTATTTTAGGAGTTGATGTAGGTCAATTAATTATATGGGGAACTACAGTTTCAATATTGATGATGCCTATTCCTCTTATTTACTCTAAATATATATCAAACAAAATTCCAGATATAATTCCTGAATCAACAAGTGAAGTAAAATTTACAGATGAAGATCTTCCCAGTGGACTTATGTCTTTTTTACCAATACTTGTTCCTGTTATATTAATTCTTATTAATACAGTAAGTGCAGCAAAAGGAATTAATAATTCTATAATCTCTCTTGTTGGTAATCCTATAACTGCAATTTTAATTGGTACTCTTATTGCTATTTATGGATTAACTGCAAGAGTTTCAAGAAGTGAAGTTATTAGTACCCTAGAAGCTTCTCTAGCAGACGCTGGATTAATTATCTGCATAACTGGAGCAGGAGGAGCCTTAGGTTCAGTGCTGAGAACTTCTGGAATAGGAGATTATGTGGCAAATATAATTGCTTCATCAAGTTTTCCACCTATACTTCTGCCTATGATAATGTCATCACTGCTTAAATTATCACAAGGAAGTGGAACAGTATCTATGATAACAACAGCATCAATATTAGCCCCTATGATTTCAGGATTAGGAATTTCACCACTAATTACAACATTGGCAATATGTGTTGGAGCACAATGTGCCTCAATTATAAATGACAGTTATTTCTGGGTTGTTACAAAATTTTCTGGAATGGATGTAAAAGTTGGACTAAAAGCCTGGAGTACTACTACTTGCGTTATGAGCATAACAGGTTGTGTTATAGTATTTATTCTAAGTTTTTTCTTATAA
- the ilvD gene encoding dihydroxy-acid dehydratase → MRSQKVYAGPSRIEARALLYATGKLEKEIGKKPLIGVVNSFNEIVPGHFHLRTIAEAVKLGVASAGGIPVEFPAIAICDGIAMSHEGMRYPLASRELIADSIEAMTLAHGLDGLVLIANCDKIVPAMMMAALRLNIPAILVSGGPMATGHYRGKPADYSTCIEKIAAYKLGEMDESEMEEYAHSACPSCGSCAGMFTANSMNCLSEVLGLALPGNGTIPSYYGERIALAKLSGERVIELVKDDIKPRDIISKESFYNAITVDMAIAGSTNTTLHLPAIAHEADIEINLELFDEISKKTPNLCHISPSGENFMFDFYIAGGIPAVMSELNKKNLLNCNTLNVNGNTLGENIKTVTVKDYEIIRNIDNPYNIEGGIAILKGNIAPDGCVVKAAAVCNEMMVHSGPAKVYTSMEEAAESIFNGDVKKGDIVVIKYEGPKGGPGMREMLSPTSAIVGMHLDKDVALITDGRFSGATRGAAIGHISPEAMEGGVFSIIENGDIISIDIKNRSINLDVKDDIIKERMEKWIKPEPKVKKGYLVRYSKMVSSANKGAVVE, encoded by the coding sequence ATGCGTAGTCAAAAAGTTTATGCAGGGCCTAGCAGAATAGAAGCAAGAGCCCTATTGTATGCAACAGGAAAATTAGAAAAAGAAATTGGAAAAAAACCTTTAATTGGAGTGGTTAATTCATTTAATGAAATAGTTCCTGGACATTTTCATTTAAGAACAATAGCAGAAGCTGTTAAACTTGGAGTTGCATCAGCAGGAGGTATTCCTGTTGAATTCCCTGCAATAGCAATATGTGATGGAATAGCAATGAGTCATGAAGGAATGAGATACCCATTAGCATCAAGAGAACTGATAGCAGACAGTATTGAAGCTATGACGCTGGCACATGGATTAGATGGACTTGTATTAATAGCAAATTGTGATAAAATAGTTCCTGCTATGATGATGGCTGCCCTAAGGCTTAATATTCCTGCTATTTTAGTCAGCGGAGGTCCAATGGCAACAGGTCATTATAGAGGAAAACCAGCTGACTACAGTACATGCATAGAAAAAATTGCAGCATATAAACTAGGAGAAATGGATGAAAGTGAAATGGAAGAATATGCACATTCGGCTTGTCCTTCATGTGGTTCATGTGCTGGAATGTTTACAGCTAACAGTATGAATTGTTTATCTGAAGTATTAGGTCTTGCATTACCAGGAAACGGAACTATTCCCTCATACTATGGAGAAAGAATAGCATTAGCTAAACTTAGTGGTGAAAGAGTTATTGAACTTGTAAAAGATGATATAAAACCTAGAGATATTATCAGCAAAGAGTCTTTTTACAATGCTATAACTGTTGATATGGCAATTGCTGGTTCAACTAATACTACACTGCATTTACCTGCAATTGCTCATGAAGCTGATATTGAAATTAATTTGGAACTATTTGATGAAATATCTAAAAAAACTCCAAACTTATGCCATATAAGCCCATCTGGAGAAAATTTTATGTTTGATTTTTATATTGCTGGAGGTATTCCTGCAGTAATGAGTGAATTAAATAAGAAAAATTTATTAAACTGTAATACACTTAATGTAAATGGAAATACTCTGGGAGAAAATATAAAAACAGTTACAGTTAAAGACTATGAAATCATAAGAAATATTGATAATCCATATAATATTGAAGGCGGTATAGCAATCTTAAAAGGAAATATAGCTCCTGATGGATGTGTTGTCAAAGCTGCTGCTGTTTGTAATGAAATGATGGTACATTCAGGACCTGCCAAAGTTTATACAAGTATGGAAGAAGCTGCTGAAAGCATTTTTAATGGTGATGTAAAAAAAGGTGACATTGTTGTGATAAAATATGAGGGACCTAAAGGTGGCCCTGGAATGAGGGAGATGCTTAGCCCTACATCAGCAATTGTAGGAATGCATTTAGATAAAGATGTAGCTTTAATCACAGATGGAAGATTTTCAGGAGCTACAAGAGGAGCTGCAATAGGGCATATTTCTCCAGAAGCTATGGAAGGAGGAGTTTTCTCTATTATTGAAAATGGGGATATTATTTCTATAGATATCAAAAATAGAAGTATAAACCTAGATGTTAAAGATGATATAATAAAAGAAAGAATGGAAAAATGGATAAAACCTGAACCAAAAGTAAAAAAAGGTTATTTAGTAAGATATTCAAAAATGGTATCATCTGCAAATAAGGGAGCTGTTGTAGAATAA
- a CDS encoding putative transcriptional regulator, whose amino-acid sequence MDNNKENLTRKDVMKFLINLIKEGKFKATQKLYSENFIAKKLGINRSMVHEVYTALECMGILECIHGRGTYLKQVDNSVLNSPLCLLAFLLEGDPLQTLDFRRIIEIGIVEKVIQQITPEDIQKMYAAIENIKNTNDYMEASKNDILIHSIYVNSIDNELISFVYNMSVTYITYISNDNWKKILLSENQKLKKAQIAQHFNIIKALEEHNIKKCKKYILEHITYIGDILMK is encoded by the coding sequence ATGGATAACAATAAAGAAAATTTGACTAGAAAAGATGTTATGAAATTTTTAATTAATCTAATTAAAGAAGGAAAATTTAAAGCAACACAAAAATTGTATTCAGAGAATTTTATTGCTAAAAAACTTGGAATAAATCGCTCAATGGTACATGAAGTGTATACAGCTTTAGAATGTATGGGAATCCTTGAATGTATTCATGGTAGGGGAACTTATTTAAAACAGGTAGATAATAGTGTTTTAAATTCTCCTTTATGTCTATTAGCCTTTTTATTGGAAGGAGATCCTCTACAGACATTAGATTTTAGAAGAATTATCGAAATAGGAATAGTAGAAAAAGTTATACAGCAAATAACACCAGAAGATATTCAAAAAATGTATGCAGCAATTGAGAATATCAAAAATACAAATGATTATATGGAAGCAAGTAAAAATGATATATTAATTCATTCTATTTATGTAAATTCCATTGATAATGAGTTAATTTCCTTTGTTTATAATATGAGTGTCACATATATTACATACATATCAAATGATAATTGGAAAAAAATTCTGTTATCGGAAAACCAAAAATTAAAAAAAGCTCAAATTGCACAACATTTTAATATTATAAAAGCATTAGAAGAACACAATATAAAAAAATGCAAAAAATATATCTTAGAGCATATTACCTATATTGGAGATATTCTTATGAAATAA
- a CDS encoding putative signal transduction histidine kinase, whose protein sequence is MKWKNDSSLESKPQSFELNTIEEYNTLLNSTKISISKYLLNERLSILWGNDFFYSNLGYTKNEYQSLFSNLQEYYSLYPKEFETIRNELFSMWKNGSFSKKLNCRMPAKNGNFLWVNLSITITNEVIDGFPVFNAVIFDISDMILHEEEQKYLIEEKLQNLKWMMDEYEGNIYISDIETYELLYLNKVSCATLKKPLTQLLGKKCYEVIQGRTSPCTFCTNKYLTKDKFYEWEFFNPVLDRNFLIKNRIIDWNGRKARIELSHDMYSAEYKLAKKDKERDALIRTIPGGFARLDARDMKTILWYGAQFLELIGYTKEQFEKELHSQCTYIYPEDLTRAVEMIQNEKNSNKNTVLDARIRTYNGEERILTITLSYVSGEDSWDGIPSFYSIGIDVTEERREQIRQREIIEDAYKALQVANSAKTNFFSSMSHDIRTPINAIVGMTSIAQANLTLPKKIEDCLNKISTSSHHLLNLVSEVLDMSKIESGKIDLVPVNVDLSELVQNVVDMCKPLMKEKYHDFKIIPRQIQHEKVVADRERLQQIFMNILSNAIKYTPDGGEISLTINELPSLIPQKGWYEFIFKDNGIGMSSEFIEKIFEPFSRAEDSRTSKIQGTGLGMAITENVIHMMNGTINVKSELGAGSQFTVTLPLQLQDEEENVNNELIGLPILVVDDDQIVCESVSLLLNELKLRSYWVLSGAEAVHVAADAHNRADDFFAVIIDWKMPEMDGLETVKAIREKLGEDVPIIIISAYDYSDIEEEFLEAGVDAFITKPIFKSKILHVLQLFCSSGRIKAASNILDKKYNNLCGKRILVVEDNELNREIVIELLQMQGILVDSAENGKKAVEKFQNSDPDYYSAILMDIQMPVMNGYEATAAIRALSHENAKTIPILALTANAFVSDISKAQSAGMNDHIAKPIDISRLIKVLHKWIE, encoded by the coding sequence ATGAAATGGAAAAATGATTCATCATTAGAATCTAAACCTCAATCTTTTGAATTAAATACAATTGAGGAATATAATACTCTATTAAACTCTACAAAAATAAGTATTAGTAAATATCTGTTAAATGAAAGGCTTTCTATTTTATGGGGAAATGATTTTTTTTATAGTAATCTTGGTTATACTAAAAATGAATACCAATCACTATTCTCAAATCTTCAGGAATATTATAGCTTATATCCTAAAGAATTTGAAACTATTAGAAATGAGCTTTTTTCTATGTGGAAGAATGGTAGTTTCAGTAAAAAACTAAACTGTCGTATGCCAGCTAAAAATGGTAATTTTTTGTGGGTTAATTTATCTATAACTATCACAAATGAAGTTATAGATGGATTTCCTGTATTTAATGCTGTTATTTTTGATATCAGTGACATGATTCTTCATGAAGAGGAACAAAAATATTTAATTGAAGAAAAATTGCAGAATTTAAAATGGATGATGGATGAATATGAAGGAAATATTTATATTAGTGATATTGAAACTTATGAATTGCTGTATTTAAATAAAGTAAGCTGTGCTACATTAAAAAAGCCATTAACTCAGCTGTTAGGAAAAAAATGTTATGAAGTAATTCAAGGGAGAACTTCTCCCTGTACATTTTGCACTAATAAATATTTAACAAAGGATAAATTTTATGAATGGGAATTTTTTAATCCTGTATTAGATCGTAATTTTTTAATAAAAAATAGAATTATTGATTGGAATGGGCGTAAAGCTCGTATTGAATTATCACATGATATGTACAGTGCAGAATATAAATTAGCAAAGAAAGATAAAGAACGTGATGCGCTGATTAGAACAATTCCTGGTGGATTTGCTAGATTGGATGCAAGAGATATGAAAACAATTCTCTGGTATGGAGCACAGTTTTTAGAATTAATTGGATATACTAAAGAGCAATTTGAAAAAGAACTTCATTCTCAATGTACTTATATTTATCCTGAAGATTTGACTCGAGCAGTAGAAATGATTCAAAATGAAAAAAATAGTAATAAAAATACTGTTTTAGATGCAAGAATTAGAACTTATAATGGTGAAGAGAGAATTTTAACTATTACACTGAGTTATGTCAGTGGTGAAGATAGTTGGGATGGAATTCCTTCTTTTTATAGTATAGGAATTGACGTTACAGAAGAAAGAAGAGAACAAATACGTCAGCGTGAAATAATAGAGGATGCTTATAAAGCGCTGCAAGTAGCCAATTCAGCCAAAACTAATTTTTTCTCATCAATGTCACATGATATAAGGACACCAATTAATGCTATTGTTGGCATGACATCTATTGCTCAAGCTAATTTAACTTTACCTAAAAAAATAGAAGACTGTCTTAATAAAATAAGTACATCAAGTCATCATTTATTAAATTTGGTAAGTGAAGTTTTAGATATGTCAAAAATTGAAAGTGGAAAAATTGATCTTGTTCCTGTAAATGTTGACTTATCGGAGCTAGTTCAAAATGTAGTTGATATGTGTAAACCGTTGATGAAGGAAAAATACCATGATTTTAAGATAATTCCAAGACAGATTCAGCATGAAAAAGTAGTAGCAGATAGGGAGCGTTTGCAGCAGATTTTTATGAATATACTTTCTAATGCAATTAAATATACACCTGATGGTGGAGAAATCAGTTTGACTATTAATGAACTTCCTTCTCTTATTCCACAAAAGGGATGGTATGAATTTATTTTTAAGGATAATGGAATAGGGATGTCTAGTGAATTTATTGAAAAAATTTTTGAACCGTTTTCACGTGCAGAGGATTCTCGTACAAGTAAAATTCAAGGTACTGGTTTAGGAATGGCAATTACAGAAAATGTTATTCATATGATGAATGGAACAATTAATGTAAAGAGTGAACTAGGTGCAGGAAGTCAGTTTACAGTTACCCTACCTTTACAATTACAGGATGAAGAGGAAAATGTTAATAATGAGTTAATAGGATTGCCTATTTTAGTTGTAGATGATGATCAAATTGTATGTGAAAGTGTAAGCTTGCTTTTGAATGAATTAAAATTACGAAGTTATTGGGTTTTATCAGGAGCAGAGGCTGTTCATGTAGCAGCAGATGCCCATAATCGTGCAGATGACTTTTTTGCTGTTATTATAGACTGGAAAATGCCTGAGATGGATGGATTAGAAACTGTAAAAGCAATAAGAGAGAAATTAGGAGAAGATGTACCTATTATCATAATATCTGCTTATGATTACTCTGATATAGAGGAAGAATTTTTAGAAGCAGGAGTAGATGCTTTTATAACAAAACCAATATTTAAATCTAAAATATTACATGTTCTGCAATTATTTTGTTCCAGCGGAAGAATAAAAGCAGCAAGCAATATTTTAGATAAAAAATACAATAATTTATGTGGAAAGCGAATATTAGTAGTAGAAGACAATGAACTCAATCGTGAAATTGTAATAGAATTGCTTCAAATGCAGGGAATTTTAGTAGATTCAGCAGAAAATGGGAAAAAAGCAGTTGAAAAATTTCAAAATTCAGATCCAGACTATTATTCTGCTATTTTGATGGATATCCAAATGCCAGTTATGAATGGATATGAAGCAACAGCTGCAATTCGTGCATTATCACATGAAAATGCAAAAACTATACCTATCCTTGCACTTACTGCAAATGCATTTGTATCAGATATAAGTAAAGCTCAAAGTGCAGGAATGAATGATCATATAGCCAAACCAATTGACATATCACGTTTGATTAAAGTCTTACATAAATGGATAGAATAG